The Salvia miltiorrhiza cultivar Shanhuang (shh) chromosome 1, IMPLAD_Smil_shh, whole genome shotgun sequence genome has a window encoding:
- the LOC130991532 gene encoding DEAD-box ATP-dependent RNA helicase 20: MSRYDSRSADPGSYRDRRGDSGFGYKREYESSYRSSSSAKKDSDGGAEAAPRKSELDGLTPFEKNFYVESQSIAAMSESDVEEYRRRREITVEGKDVPKPVKSFNDVGFPEYVLQEIEKAGFTEPTPIQAQGWPMALKGRDLIGIAETGSGKTLAYLLPAIVHVNAQPFLAPGDGPIVLVLAPTRELAVQIQQEATKFGASSKIKNTCIYGGVPKGPQVRDLQKGVEVVIATPGRLIDMLESHHTNLRRVTYLVLDEADRMLDMGFEPQIRKIVDQIRPDRQTLYWSATWPKEVEQLARRSLFNPYKVIIGSPDLKANHAIRQHVDIVSENQKYNKLVKLLEDIMDGSRILIFMDTKKGCDQITRQLRMDGWPALSIHGDKSQAERDWVLSEFRAGKSPIMTATDVAARGLDVKDVKYVINYDFPGSLEDYVHRIGRTGRAGAKGTAYTFFTAANARFAKDLINILEEAGQKVSPELVSMGRGAPPPPAYGGSRDRGRGYGGGRSWN; encoded by the exons ATGAGCCGCTACGACAGCCGCTCCGCTGACCCCGGCTCCTACCGTGACCGCCGCGG GGATTCGGGGTTCGGTTATAAGAGAGAATACGAGAGCAGTTATCGGTCCTCGTCCTCGGCGAAGAAAGACTCCGATGGCGGGGCGGAGGCTGCGCCACGGAAGTCGGAGTTGGATGGTCTGACGCCGTTTGagaagaatttttacgtggagtCTCAGTCAATTGCTGCTATGTCGGAAAGTGACGTGGAAGAGTATAGGCGGCGGCGGGAGATAACTGTTGAAGGGAAGGATGTGCCGAAGCCCGTTAAGAGTTTTAACGATGTCGGTTTTCCAg AATATGTCCTgcaagaaattgaaaaggctggatTTACTGAACCTACACCTATTCAAGCTCAAGGTTGGCCTATGGCTTTGAAGGGACGGGATCTTATTGGTATTGCAGAAACAGGGTCCGGGAAGACACTTGCTTATCTCTTACCTGCTATTGTTCATGTTAATGCACAACCATTCTTAG CTCCGGGAGATGGTCCAATAGTTTTAGTATTAGCTCCGACTCGCGAACTTGCTGTACAAATACAACAAGAGGCCACTAAATTTGGTGCATCTTCAAAGATTAAGAACACATGCATATATGGAGGGGTCCCTAAGGGACCCCAAGTTCGTGATCTCCAGAAAG GTGTTGAAGTTGTCATTGCTACACCTGGAAGGTTAATTGATATGTTGGAATCTCACCATACCAATTTGCGAAGGGTAACATATTTGGTCTTGGATGAGGCGGATCGGATGTTAGACATGGGTTTTGAGCCTCAGATTCGAAAAATTGTTGATCAG ATCCGCCCAGATCGTCAAACTTTGTACTGGAGTGCCACATGGCCAAAGGAGGTTGAGCAACTTGCTCGGAGGTCCCTTTTTAATCCATATAAA GTAATTATTGGTTCACCAGATCTGAAAGCCAACCATGCAATTCGCCAGCATGTTGATATTGTATCTGAGAATCAAAAATACAACAA ATTAGTGAAACTGCTGGAGGACATTATGGATGGTAGCcggattttgatttttatggaCACTAAGAAAGGGTGTGATCAGATTACTAGGCAGCTCCGTATGGATGGTTGGCCAGCACTATCTATTCATGGAGATAAAAGTCAAGCAGAGAGAGATTGGGTTTTGTCAGAATTCAGGGCAGGGAAGAGTCCCATAATGACTGCTACAGACGTCGCAGCTCGCGGTCTAG ATGTCAAGGATGTGAAATATGTGATCAATTATGACTTTCCTGGATCGTTAGAGGATTATGTTCACCGTATTGGTAGAACTGGGAGGGCTGGTGCTAAAGGTACTGCATACACTTTTTTCACTGCTGCTAATGCTAGGTTTGCCAAGGACCTCATTAATATCCTGGAAGAAGCTGGACAGAAGGTCAGTCCTGAGCTGGTATCTATGGGACGCGGTGCACCTCCTCCACCAG CATATGGTGGTTCTCGAGATCGTGGAAGGGGATATGGTGGCGGTCGCTCTTGGAACTAA
- the LOC130991539 gene encoding putative disease resistance protein RGA4 → MADIIISIVANRVAAIIEDEIRYQVNLVRGVEEELLDLSEKLNTIKTVLEDAEKRGVKDESVKNWLKKLEDTAYDVDGILDEWNYALLKHKMAGDAALASAEQKVCCSHTPSSCLCFNKVVARRDTAKKIQNVKAKLDEILREKDDFNFVMHLPSIDHMPKSGRVQTTSSIELEKVIGEDIERNKNDIQRKLMLNGDSQILSIVGMGGIGKSTLAQLVFNDIQTQVMEDGFELRIWICVSDPFDVAAIARGIVESVGIETIPPNTNQLELVLQKLRDCISDKKFLLVLDDVWTQDYNKWEPLKINLKYGAPGSKILVTTRNERVAKMMGTFDDDIYRPQELSDEECWSLMRRIFLSGRSEEECRDFEDVGKKIAKKCKGLPLAANVLGSLLQFKTNLEEWENILESEIWQLKEAELELFPHLLLSYNELSPALKRCFSYCAVYPKDSKINVESMIEQWMALGYLGSVTGNTVELTGRDHFNNLAMRCLFQDFEKSGELGEHVEWCKMHDIVHDFAQFLMKKNERAEMRKRCCQVCDPFLVSQVKGNRSLSWDKRTPRDLCDCLTSVRVFRSNEVLHRPPPQGMKKLIQLRWLDLSHGILSQEDLKSLCKLYFLQTLLLADCWLEEITAEIENLVHLRHLDLSDNKRLKELPESMCSLPELQILNIEGCKDLYRLPEEIHRLQNLQHLLIKVIPASYCFPEGVGQLRGIRTLKLDWFHGGSVYNNKLGLLKNLNRLTGSLKLNIHFTSMSDLEELVADAGEAELRNKIHIHTLHFHFEDDMDESERSSSSAAAASPLWLEVIEALEPYHKLNLLKIWGYKGSRLPHWMSSPLNLVKQIYLFGFNEVRSLPPMGKLPFLEVLYLKRMKELKVVGREFLGIESSSSSSTSGHVVAFPQLKRLEFYNCHEWEEWEDITAEDEESADVSVMPCLTRLCINWCEALKKLPHRLLRKASSLRFLNHYQSSELVKRYSDKEGSAWRSLSQYNPKLRISSLV, encoded by the coding sequence ATGGCTGATATTATCATTTCAATCGTGGCAAATAGAGTTGCAGCTATCATAGAGGATGAGATTCGCTACCAAGTAAATTTGGTGAGAGGCGTTGAGGAGGAGCTTCTAGATCTTTCTGAGAAGCTCAATACGATCAAAACCGTATTGGAAGATGCAGAAAAGAGAGGAGTGAAGGATGAAAGCGTCAAAAATTGGTTGAAGAAGCTCGAAGATACGGCCTATGATGTGGACGGCATTTTGGATGAATGGAACTATGCTCTTCTCAAACATAAGATGGCTGGAGATGCTGCTCTTGCTTCTGCTGAGCAAAAGGTATGCTGCTCCCACACCCCATCTTCATGTTTATGTTTCAACAAAGTTGTTGCTCGTCGTGATACtgccaaaaaaatacaaaatgtgAAGGCTAAACTTGACGAGATTTTGAGGGAGAAAgatgattttaattttgttatgcATCTGCCTTCAATTGATCATATGCCTAAATCTGGGCGAGTTCAAACCACATCTTCGATTGAACTCGAGAAAGTTATTGGGGAGGACATAGAGAGGAATAAGAATGATATACAGAGGAAGTTGATGCTTAATGGTGATTCCCAAATTCTATCCATAGTTGGGATGGGCGGAATTGGAAAGTCAACTCTTGCTCAGCTTGTATTTAACGATATTCAAACTCAAGTCATGGAAGATGGCTTTGAATTAAGAATTTGGATATGTGTTTCCGATCCCTTTGATGTGGCTGCAATTGCAAGAGGAATTGTTGAGAGTGTGGGAATAGAAACCATTCCTCCAAATACCAATCAATTGGAATTGGTACTACAAAAGCTTAGAGATTGTATTTCAGATAAGAAGTTCCTTCTTGTCCTTGATGATGTTTGGACACAAGACTACAACAAATGGGAACCCCTCAAAATCAATCTCAAATATGGTGCACCAGGTAGTAAGATTTTGGTGACAACGAGAAATGAAAGGGTAGCTAAGATGATGGGCACTTTCGACGACGACATCTACCGCCCACAAGAGCTAAGTGATGAAGAGTGTTGGTCATTAATGCGTCGCATATTCCTTTCAGGAAGGAGTGAGGAGGAATGTAGAGATTTTGAGGATGTTGGGAAGAAAATAGCTAAGAAATGCAAGGGATTGCCTCTTGCTGCAAATGTTTTGGGAAGTCTTTTGCAATTCAAGACAAATTTGGAAGAGTGGGAAAATATATTGGAGAGTGAAATATGGCAACTGAAGGAGGCAGAATTGGAGCTTTTTCCTCATTTGCTTTTAAGCTACAATGAATTGTCCCCAGCTCTTAAGCGTTGTTTTTCATATTGTGCCGTCTATCCTAAAGATTCCAAAATTAATGTTGAGAGTATGATAGAACAATGGATGGCACTAGGTTATTTGGGGTCTGTTACTGGAAATACGGTGGAACTTACAGGGAGAGATCACTTCAACAATTTGGCAATGCGTTGTTTGTTTCAAGACTTTGAGAAAAGTGGTGAGTTGGGGGAGCATGTAGAATGGTGTaaaatgcatgatatagtacATGATTTTGCTCAATTTCTTATGAAGAAGAATGAGAGAGCTGAAATGAGAAAGAGATGTTGCCAAGTTTGTGATCCTTTTTTGGTTTCTCAGGTCAAGGGAAATCGTAGTTTATCCTGGGACAAGAGAACTCCTCGTGATCTTTGTGATTGTCTTACAAGTGTTAGGGTGTTTAGATCGAATGAGGTACTGCATCGTCCTCCCCCACAaggaatgaaaaagttgattCAATTAAGATGGTTGGATTTAAGCCATGGTATATTGTCCCAGGAAGACCTCAAAAGCTTATGTAAGCTTTATTTCTTGCAGACTCTCTTATTAGCAGACTGCTGGCTAGAAGAGATTACGGCTGAAATTGAGAATTTGGTCCACTTGAGACATCTTGACTTAAGTGACAACAAAAGATTGAAGGAGTTACCAGAGAGCATGTGTAGTTTGCCTGAATTGCAAATCTTGAATATTGAAGGCTGCAAAGATCTCTATAGACTTCCCGAAGAGATCCATAGGCTCCAAAACCTCCAACACCTTCTTATAAAGGTCATTCCTGCAAGCTATTGTTTCCCTGAAGGAGTAGGTCAGCTGCGTGGTATCCGCACATTGAAATTGGATTGGTTCCATGGAGGAAGTGTTTATAACAACAAGTTGGGATTGTTGAAAAACTTAAACCGTCTCACTGGATCTCTGAAACTGAATATCCACTTCACTAGTATGAGTGATTTGGAAGAGCTGGTTGCGGATGCTGGAGAAGCTGAATTAAGGAACAAGATACACATTCATACACTCCATTTTCATTTCGAAGATGATATGGATGAAAGCGAGCGGTCATCatcatcagcagcagcagcatcgCCATTATGGTTGGAGGTAATAGAAGCTCTGGAGCCTTATCACAAGCTGAATCTTCTTAAAATCTGGGGATATAAGGGGTCCAGACTTCCGCATTGGATGTCATCACCCCTCAACTTAGTAAAACAGATTTATCTCTTTGGATTCAATGAGGTGCGTTCGTTGCCACCTATGGGAAAACTACCTTTCTTGGAAGTTCTCTATCTGAAGAGAATGAAGGAATTGAAGGTGGTGGGACGGGAGTTTTTGGGGATAgaatcttcatcttcttcatcaacgTCTGGTCATGTTGTTGCCTTTCCTCAACTCAAGCGACTGGAATTCTATAACTGCCATGAATGGGAAGAGTGGGAGGACATAACGGCCGAAGATGAAGAATCTGCTGATGTCTCCGTCATGCCATGTCTCACGCGTTTGTGTATCAATTGGTGTGAGGCTTTGAAGAAGCTGCCGCATCGCCTCCTACGTAAGGCTTCCTCTTTGCGATTCTTGAATCACTACCAATCATCGGAGCTAGTAAAAAGATACAGCGACAAGGAAGGTTCGGCTTGGAGATCTCTATCCCAATATAATCCCAAACTTCGTATCTCGTCTCTCGTCTGA
- the LOC131009663 gene encoding uncharacterized protein LOC131009663: MESETIVEETLFSDMDVCESEPIPSYSEVASWLLPDSKVARLPLSESQPIPSGSEAAPWLLPDSEAACLPLSESEAIPPGSETAPWLLPDSEAARLPLSESQPILPGFEAAPWLLLDSEAARLPLSKSEPIPSGSKVAPWLLPDSEAARLPLSESQPIPLGSEAAQWLLPDFEAAHLSLSEFEPIPLGSEAAPWLLPDSEKAKRISDLRETFRREREEDKRIFDLRETFRREREATKAKQNR; encoded by the coding sequence ATGGAATCTGAGACGATTGTCGAAGAAACTCTATTCTCGGACATGGATGTGTGCGAATCAGAGCCGATTCCGTCGTACTCCGAAGTGGCGTCGTGGTTGCTGCCGGACTCCAAAGTTGcccgcctccctctctctgaatctCAGCCGATTCCTTCGGGATCCGAAGCGGCGCCGTGGTTGCTGCCGGACTCCGAAGCTGCttgcctccctctctctgaatctGAGGCGATTCCTCCGGGATCCGAAACGGCGCCGTGGTTGCTACCGGACTCTGAAGCTGctcgcctccctctctctgaatctCAGCCGATTCTTCCGGGATTCGAAGCGGCGCCGTGGTTGCTGCTGGACTCTGAAGCTGCTCGCCTCCCTCTCTCTAAATCTGAGCCGATTCCTTCGGGATCCAAAGTGGCGCCGTGGTTGCTGCCGGACTCCGAAGCTGctcgcctccctctctctgaatctCAGCCGATTCCTCTGGGATCCGAAGCGGCGCAGTGGTTGCTACCGGACTTCGAAGCtgctcacctctctctctctgaattTGAGCCGATTCCTTTGGGATCCGAAGCGGCGCCATGGTTGCTGCCGGACTCCGAAAAGGCGAAACGCATCTCCGACCTCAGAGAGACTTTCAGACGCGAAAGGGAGGAAGACAAGAGAATCTTCGATCTCAGAGAGACTTTCAGACGCGAAAGAGAGGCGACTAAAGCTAAGCAAAATAGGTGA
- the LOC130991524 gene encoding uncharacterized protein LOC130991524, which yields MAVALPIFSLSSAIRASSVDTEQRLPYNRQRTYPKKPEALTAASPSTSTPTLVKKIAKISISDLLKRNISKTTTQDGSSESYMGYETWTPKPPRVEKPRSTFNPASLAYLGDCIYELYARRHFLFPPLNIEEYNDRVMAVVRCEAQDAMLQKLTSDNFLSQEERDVLRWGKNIGSSKTRTKKRAGVAVYNRASSLETLVGYLYLTNVQRLDEIMERIGFSTDTSTQLEQGKEKVNSNADLPKK from the exons ATGGCGGTGGCGCTACCCATATTTTCACTATCATCCGCCATTAGAGCTTCCTCCGTGGACACTGAACAGCGTCTTCCATACAACCGCCAGCGCACTTATCCGAAGAAACCCGAAGCTTTGACGGCGGCATCACCATCCACTTCAACCCCCACGCTCGTGAAAAAAATCGCCAAAATATCAATTTCAGATCTCCTCAAACGCAACATCTCAAAAACTACTACTCAAG ATGGATCTAGTGAATCATATATGGGGTATGAGACATGGACGCCCAAACCACCTCGAGTGGAGAAGCCTCGTTCCACTTTCAATCCTGCATCACTAGCTTACTTAGGCGACTGCATCTACGAG CTCTATGCTCGCAGGCACTTTTTGTTTCCTCCGCTGAATATTGAAGAATACAATGACCGGGTGATGGCTGTAGTACGTTGTGAGGCCCAG GATGCAATGCTCCAGAAACTTACGAGTGATAACTTCTTATCACAGGAGGAGAG GGATGTGCTGCGTTGGGGGAAAAATATTGGTTCCTCCAAAACAAGGACGAAGAAGAGAGCAGGTGTGGCAGTTTACAACAGAGCATCTTCATTGGAGACACtt GTAGGTTACTTGTATCTTACAAATGTTCAACGGCTAGATGAGATCATGGAAAGAATAGGCTTTTCTACTGATACTTCTACCCAGTTAGAACAAGGGAAAGAAAAAGTTAACTCCAACGCCGATCTTCCCAAGAAATGA